Below is a window of Diaminobutyricibacter sp. McL0608 DNA.
GCAGGGTTCGGCGATTTGTGGTTGCAACTGCTCAGTGGGCTTCAGCGGTTTTCTCGAGGCGACCCCTGTATCCGTTGTTGGGAATTGACCATCGTGTCCTGGGGTGCGCGGTCGCGGGGGCAGGCGCTTTGCCTGCGGTGTCAAGGTCGGACGAGATTGAAAGGCGGACTGGGCGACACATGACGGTGCTCCTCTGTCGTCTGACGACGACGTGCAGTAAGCGTTTCAAAATTGGCTCATGGGATCCCGCCTGTGCAACAGAGCATCATCATGTCCGCGACCTTCTGGGTGATACCTCATACCTGTACGAGGTCGCGCTCGCCGGCTCCGCTGGGCGCGACCGTGCAGTGGCTCGAGATGGCCACGCGGTTCCAGGCGTTGATTAGGATGACCAGCCACGAGACTGCCGCGATCTCCTGAGCCGTAAGTACCGCCTCGACATCAACCGTGTTGTGGACGCCGATCGGGCCGAGGGAGATATTCGTGAGCCGCTCGGCGAGGATGAGCGCAGCCTGCTCCTTGGCGCTGAAATACTGCGATTCCCACCAGGCCGCGACGACCGCGAGCCGGTCGGCGGACTCGCCCTTCGATATAGCGTCGCGCGAATGTAACCTCAGGCAGTAGGCGCAGCCGTTGATCTGTGAAGCCCGAATTCTGACGAGTTCGACCAACAGTGGGTCAAGTCCGGCTGCGGCAGCATTCGCTTGCGCCGTCGCGTCGAACGCAGACAGGCTCTGGTATGTGGCCGGGCTGGCTTTGCCGAGGTTGACGTGTGACAAGGTGGTTCCTGCTTTCCATTTTCGAATAGCGGTGGTGCGCAATGTGCGTAGGGAGCGAGTCCTTCGCTCTCAGGGAACGCCGCCAGCCCATCGAGCGTCGATGGCCGTCCCTCTTGTTCATGTGCCAAGGATGTAGTCGTAGAGGTCGTCGAGGGCATCCGAGACCATCTCCTGATTGGCTCGCCAGTAATAGGTACGGCCGGAGCCGCGGGGGTGCGTTGATCTGTGCCTTGAGATGAGGCCGGCGGCGGCGAGGGTTTTGAGATGGGCGAGTACACCATTTCGGGTAAGGCCGAGCTCAGCCATCACATGGCTGGTGGTGCAGTTCGGTAGGTGTGACAGCATCCGAAGGATTTCAACGCGAGTTCTCCCGGCGCTTACCAGAATGTACCCGGGAGGTAGATCGAGCGGCTCCAAAATGCCAGTCATGCGCTATAGTATATGGCATTGGCGCGGACAGGCGAGGACGTCTAGATGTGTTGACCTGGGCCGGTAGATC
It encodes the following:
- a CDS encoding carboxymuconolactone decarboxylase family protein, which translates into the protein MSHVNLGKASPATYQSLSAFDATAQANAAAAGLDPLLVELVRIRASQINGCAYCLRLHSRDAISKGESADRLAVVAAWWESQYFSAKEQAALILAERLTNISLGPIGVHNTVDVEAVLTAQEIAAVSWLVILINAWNRVAISSHCTVAPSGAGERDLVQV
- a CDS encoding ArsR/SmtB family transcription factor — its product is MTGILEPLDLPPGYILVSAGRTRVEILRMLSHLPNCTTSHVMAELGLTRNGVLAHLKTLAAAGLISRHRSTHPRGSGRTYYWRANQEMVSDALDDLYDYILGT